Proteins from one Niallia circulans genomic window:
- a CDS encoding DeoR/GlpR family DNA-binding transcription regulator — protein sequence MLQDERLEAIVQYLQVNERVDIDTICELNHVSKDTARRDLILLEETKRVIRIRGGAKRAHLHNEVYNFDERAEMALAAKNEIGKLAASLIREGDHLILDASTTVLALTKYLSSQNHHIVTNSMDVANELLGKENIRINLLGGTVSKNHRAIYGSRAIKDIQDYKVNKCFIGTCGISETGLSTSIEEEGLLNREMVRSSDTVIVLVDSTKFNKTFFQKVCGLEDIDIVITEKEVPENILEILEKHNIQVISVINELGV from the coding sequence ATGTTACAGGATGAAAGACTTGAGGCAATTGTCCAATATTTACAAGTAAATGAGAGAGTTGATATAGACACAATCTGTGAGTTGAATCATGTATCAAAAGATACAGCGAGAAGAGATTTAATTCTTCTGGAAGAAACAAAAAGAGTGATAAGAATACGAGGCGGAGCAAAACGAGCGCATTTACACAATGAGGTTTATAATTTTGATGAGCGTGCTGAAATGGCATTAGCAGCAAAAAATGAGATTGGCAAACTGGCAGCGTCCTTGATTCGTGAAGGAGATCATCTTATTTTAGATGCATCAACAACAGTTTTGGCCTTAACAAAATATTTATCTAGCCAGAACCATCATATTGTAACCAATTCGATGGATGTTGCGAATGAATTATTAGGAAAAGAAAATATCCGCATTAATCTTTTAGGCGGGACGGTTTCTAAAAATCATCGCGCCATATATGGTTCTCGGGCAATTAAAGATATCCAAGATTATAAAGTAAACAAATGCTTTATTGGAACCTGCGGTATATCTGAAACGGGTCTATCTACGTCCATTGAGGAAGAAGGCCTGCTAAACCGTGAAATGGTAAGAAGTTCTGATACAGTTATTGTCCTTGTAGATTCTACGAAGTTTAATAAAACCTTTTTCCAAAAAGTATGCGGTTTAGAAGACATTGATATCGTTATTACGGAAAAGGAAGTGCCGGAAAATATACTTGAAATACTAGAAAAGCACAATATCCAAGTAATTTCTGTTATAAATGAGCTCGGAGTGTAA
- a CDS encoding amidohydrolase: MSSSYWLTNVCLEKGFRYDNGAVIGTETENCHLLVENGKIGNIISAETLPDDQLPKKDVHNLLALPSFTEKHVHLDKTILGDKWRAVTPVASIFERFEIEKRVLPSLSTTTKERAKALIEVLLQAGSTHIRTHVDIYQEAGLDNFFAVQEALADYEGKLSSEIVAFPQHGLLRNNCADLVRNAVRNGASLVGGVDPANVDGNMEQSLQQMMDIATEGNADIDLHLHDPGKLGIATIRRLAKLTEEAGWQGRVAVSHAFALADMNGGEADEIAQMLSELGISIITSVPIGRTIPPVSFLHDKGVQIAVACDNIFDSWSPFGNGDILERASRLAELTGRSTEQKLAETLGFITGGITPLNKQGQQVWPKVGDDASIVFTEASCSAEAIARRANRPAVMYRGKLVSGEFTKG; this comes from the coding sequence ATGTCTTCATCCTACTGGCTAACGAATGTTTGCTTAGAAAAGGGATTCCGCTACGACAATGGCGCAGTTATTGGAACGGAAACAGAAAACTGTCATCTGCTTGTGGAAAATGGCAAAATCGGCAATATCATCTCTGCTGAAACATTGCCCGATGACCAGTTACCAAAAAAGGATGTTCATAACTTATTGGCCTTGCCATCCTTCACAGAAAAACATGTTCATTTAGACAAGACAATTCTCGGAGACAAATGGCGGGCAGTAACTCCTGTAGCGAGCATTTTTGAGCGATTTGAAATCGAAAAAAGAGTACTTCCCTCTCTCTCCACTACAACAAAGGAACGAGCAAAAGCACTGATTGAAGTACTGCTACAAGCAGGTTCCACACATATTCGCACACATGTTGATATCTATCAAGAAGCTGGACTCGATAACTTCTTTGCAGTTCAAGAAGCACTTGCAGACTATGAAGGAAAATTATCCTCTGAAATTGTCGCTTTTCCCCAGCATGGGTTGCTTCGGAATAACTGCGCAGATTTAGTAAGAAATGCTGTTCGTAACGGCGCTAGTTTAGTAGGCGGTGTCGATCCTGCTAATGTGGACGGAAATATGGAGCAATCATTACAGCAAATGATGGATATTGCCACTGAAGGCAACGCTGATATTGACCTGCATCTGCACGATCCAGGCAAGCTTGGAATAGCAACGATAAGAAGGCTGGCAAAACTGACAGAAGAGGCTGGCTGGCAAGGAAGAGTCGCAGTCAGCCACGCATTTGCATTGGCTGACATGAATGGTGGCGAAGCGGATGAAATCGCACAGATGCTATCAGAGCTTGGTATTTCAATTATCACTAGTGTTCCGATTGGCAGAACGATTCCGCCCGTCAGCTTCCTTCATGACAAAGGAGTACAGATTGCAGTTGCTTGTGACAATATTTTCGACTCATGGTCACCGTTTGGAAATGGAGATATTTTAGAGCGGGCCAGCCGGTTAGCTGAACTTACAGGCAGATCAACAGAACAAAAGCTTGCCGAAACACTTGGGTTTATTACTGGGGGTATTACACCGTTAAATAAACAAGGACAGCAGGTTTGGCCAAAAGTCGGTGATGATGCGAGCATTGTCTTTACAGAAGCAAGCTGCTCTGCTGAAGCAATTGCGAGAAGAGCAAACCGCCCTGCCGTTATGTATCGCGGAAAACTAGTATCAGGTGAATTTACGAAAGGATGA
- a CDS encoding amidohydrolase family protein, which yields MTYSSYWLTNVRLETGYQYDNETITGTNTAIFHLLVENGKFAKIIPQETAISDEVIKYDAQKWLLLPTFKDMHIHLDKTYYGGPWKAVTPAKSIFDRFAEEKELLPQLLPTAKERAEKILNLLIGFGSTHVRTHVNIDPVVGLKNLEATLDALQTFSGKISHEIVAFPQHGLLHSGVENLVREALKHGATHVGGVDPHTVDGNIEKSLNTIIEMAVATNSEVDIHIHDRDHLGLFTMNRLADLTEQANLHNKVTVSHAFGFAGIPDSKAAELAARFAQLGIDITSTVPIGNIIMPIPLLKEKGVQVSLGTDSLTDHWSPFGNGDNLEKAGRLAELYGYVDEWSLSQSLKFITGGKTPLDKQGKQVWPAVGDDADMNLVKASCSAEAVARRATREAVFYKGTLLSGSLSH from the coding sequence ATGACATATTCTTCTTATTGGCTGACAAATGTCCGGTTAGAAACTGGATATCAGTACGACAATGAAACCATTACAGGCACAAACACAGCGATTTTCCATCTTCTCGTTGAAAATGGGAAATTCGCCAAAATTATTCCTCAAGAAACTGCAATTAGTGATGAAGTAATTAAATATGATGCACAAAAATGGCTGTTGCTGCCAACCTTTAAGGATATGCATATTCACCTTGATAAAACCTATTATGGCGGACCATGGAAAGCCGTTACACCAGCGAAAAGCATCTTTGATCGCTTTGCAGAGGAAAAAGAACTGCTGCCGCAATTATTGCCGACTGCCAAAGAAAGAGCAGAGAAAATCTTAAATTTACTGATTGGGTTCGGTTCCACACATGTCCGCACCCACGTTAACATTGACCCTGTAGTAGGACTGAAAAATTTAGAAGCTACACTCGATGCACTGCAAACATTCTCGGGAAAGATTTCACATGAAATTGTCGCATTCCCGCAGCATGGCTTACTTCATTCTGGGGTTGAGAATCTTGTCAGAGAAGCCTTAAAACACGGTGCAACACATGTCGGCGGAGTTGATCCCCATACAGTCGATGGAAATATCGAAAAGTCATTAAATACGATAATTGAAATGGCTGTTGCTACTAATTCCGAGGTTGATATCCATATACATGATAGAGACCATTTAGGATTGTTTACGATGAATAGATTGGCAGATTTAACGGAACAGGCGAATCTGCATAACAAAGTAACGGTTAGCCATGCATTTGGATTTGCTGGTATTCCAGATTCAAAAGCTGCTGAATTGGCAGCACGGTTTGCTCAGCTTGGAATTGACATTACTTCAACAGTCCCAATCGGAAATATCATCATGCCTATTCCCCTACTTAAGGAGAAAGGTGTTCAAGTATCACTTGGTACAGACAGCCTAACTGACCATTGGTCCCCTTTTGGCAACGGTGATAATTTAGAAAAGGCAGGCCGTCTGGCAGAACTTTATGGATATGTTGATGAATGGTCTTTATCACAATCACTTAAGTTTATTACTGGTGGAAAAACACCATTGGATAAGCAAGGCAAACAAGTATGGCCAGCTGTTGGAGACGATGCTGATATGAATCTCGTTAAGGCGTCATGCAGTGCTGAAGCAGTAGCAAGACGGGCAACTAGAGAGGCTGTTTTTTATAAAGGGACATTATTATCTGGTTCGCTCTCCCATTAA
- a CDS encoding ankyrin repeat domain-containing protein, producing the protein MAIILAGCQKAPAQQNNQSEPEHTKANDSEEPVPSLKTEAEEPMTTQEKEQFFQAVEIGNISEITSFIEDGADINSVDQEGRTAAMLATYNNDPETVKLLINNGADVNIQDNMKNNPFLYAGAEGYLEIVKLTINAGADPKLLNRFGGTALIPASEHGYVYVVKELLEQTDIDVNHVNDLGWTAILEAVVLGNGGKHQQDTLQLLITHGADVNIPDSNGVTPLQHAKKLGYKKISDILLDAGAN; encoded by the coding sequence ATGGCCATCATTTTAGCTGGTTGTCAAAAAGCGCCTGCACAACAGAATAATCAATCAGAGCCTGAACATACAAAGGCGAATGATTCAGAAGAACCAGTGCCTAGTCTTAAAACGGAGGCTGAAGAACCAATGACTACACAAGAAAAAGAGCAGTTTTTTCAAGCAGTCGAGATTGGTAATATCTCAGAAATTACAAGCTTTATAGAAGACGGTGCTGATATTAACAGCGTAGACCAAGAAGGCCGGACTGCAGCAATGCTTGCCACTTACAATAATGACCCTGAAACAGTAAAGCTGCTAATTAATAATGGGGCTGACGTTAATATTCAAGACAATATGAAAAACAACCCCTTTCTGTACGCTGGGGCAGAGGGTTATTTAGAAATCGTGAAGCTCACAATAAACGCTGGAGCAGACCCTAAGCTGTTAAATAGATTTGGCGGTACAGCATTAATACCAGCCTCTGAGCACGGTTATGTTTATGTTGTCAAAGAGCTTCTCGAACAAACCGATATTGATGTTAATCATGTCAATGATCTTGGCTGGACCGCTATATTAGAAGCTGTAGTGCTTGGGAACGGCGGGAAACACCAACAGGATACACTCCAATTATTAATAACCCACGGTGCTGATGTTAACATCCCCGACTCAAACGGAGTTACTCCCCTGCAGCACGCAAAGAAGCTAGGGTATAAAAAGATAAGCGATATACTTTTAGATGCAGGCGCAAACTAA
- a CDS encoding formate/nitrite transporter family protein, which produces MKDVITTFSNTALTKINALNTNKSKYLVGAMLAGFFVGLGIILIFTIGGMLTPADFAGTKIIMGISFGIALSLVIMAGADLFTGNNMVMTIGMLENKVTWKDTGKVWGFSYLGNFIGSILVALLFSYSGLAVGGVADFITHGAEAKMSAPFIELLIRGILCNILVCLAVWSSVKLKDETAKLIMIFWCLFAFITSGFEHSVANMTLMSIALIIPHPETVSIGGMFANLLPVTIGNIIGGAVFVGAAYWYNISEKTQAVVKSFKREA; this is translated from the coding sequence ATGAAGGATGTTATTACAACTTTTAGTAACACTGCATTAACGAAGATTAATGCGCTTAATACGAACAAAAGTAAGTATTTAGTTGGTGCAATGCTTGCTGGCTTTTTTGTTGGCTTAGGGATTATTCTTATTTTTACAATCGGCGGAATGCTCACACCTGCCGATTTTGCCGGTACAAAAATTATTATGGGTATCTCCTTTGGAATTGCGTTGAGCTTAGTAATTATGGCGGGAGCAGACCTTTTCACTGGCAATAATATGGTGATGACGATAGGCATGCTCGAAAACAAAGTAACGTGGAAGGATACTGGGAAGGTTTGGGGATTTAGCTATTTAGGCAACTTTATAGGCTCTATCCTTGTGGCATTATTATTCAGTTATTCTGGTTTAGCTGTTGGCGGAGTAGCCGATTTTATTACACATGGAGCAGAAGCGAAGATGAGTGCTCCTTTTATAGAGTTGCTTATTCGCGGTATTCTCTGTAACATCTTAGTTTGTTTAGCTGTATGGAGCTCCGTTAAGCTAAAGGATGAAACAGCCAAATTAATCATGATATTCTGGTGTCTCTTTGCATTTATCACTTCTGGATTTGAACACAGCGTCGCAAATATGACTCTAATGTCTATTGCTTTAATCATTCCACATCCTGAAACAGTGTCTATTGGTGGAATGTTTGCTAATTTACTGCCAGTGACAATTGGCAATATTATCGGCGGCGCAGTTTTTGTTGGTGCAGCATATTGGTATAATATTTCAGAAAAGACACAAGCAGTTGTTAAGTCTTTTAAGAGAGAAGCATAA
- a CDS encoding sirohydrochlorin chelatase, which yields MDAVVYIGHGSLIAEGNNQFINFIEEVKKEVNIPVQEIAFLELASPTIYETIKKVIKAGAKRILVVPNLLFAAAHFKRDIPEELALIKAEFPDVSFYISKPFDLHPKMIDLVIKRIAEKRTDNEGTILIVGRGSSDPEPILKLMEISNHVYQRLDSPVYTAFLTAGKPAFANELYKLQQEYSKIYIMPYLLFTGTLLKRMESAVANSRDEVILCQPLQYDSLLKEVLLERMREQLMAERTN from the coding sequence ATGGATGCAGTTGTATACATTGGACATGGCAGCCTTATAGCTGAAGGGAATAACCAGTTTATAAATTTTATCGAAGAAGTGAAAAAGGAAGTAAACATACCAGTTCAAGAAATTGCATTTTTGGAGCTTGCTTCACCGACAATCTATGAAACAATCAAAAAAGTAATAAAAGCAGGTGCAAAGCGAATTTTAGTTGTCCCTAATTTATTATTTGCTGCAGCACATTTTAAAAGAGATATTCCAGAAGAGTTGGCCCTTATAAAAGCGGAATTTCCAGACGTAAGCTTTTATATTTCCAAGCCATTTGATCTTCACCCAAAGATGATAGATTTAGTAATTAAGCGCATAGCGGAAAAACGAACTGACAATGAAGGGACTATCTTAATTGTCGGCAGAGGCAGCAGTGACCCTGAACCAATATTAAAGCTGATGGAAATAAGCAATCATGTTTATCAAAGACTAGATTCACCAGTATATACAGCCTTTTTAACTGCGGGGAAGCCGGCATTCGCTAATGAGCTTTATAAACTCCAGCAAGAATACAGCAAAATATATATAATGCCATATTTATTATTTACAGGTACGCTGTTAAAAAGGATGGAAAGTGCAGTTGCGAACAGTCGGGATGAGGTCATTCTTTGTCAGCCTTTACAATACGATTCATTGCTGAAGGAAGTATTGTTAGAAAGAATGAGAGAGCAATTAATGGCCGAACGAACTAATTAA
- the cobA gene encoding uroporphyrinogen-III C-methyltransferase: MMDTNKGYVAFVGAGPGDIGLMTDKGMECLRKADVVLYDRLANPRLLRYTKNECAFIYCGKLPNNHIMRQEKINQTLITESLKGKYVVRLKGGDPSVFGRVGEEAEAIAAYNIPFEIVPGITSSIAASSYAGIPVTHRDYSTSFTIRTGHKCKKNEELACEPKQEATGETLAYYMGVQGLPTICKQLKAQGYSHDTMAAVIEWGTLGKQRVVEGTLSTIVEKITAAEIKNPALTIVGDVVKLRSSIAWFEKKPFYQRKLLVAKSSSAESSLEKFFTSNGAEAYAFPALMTIPHSYTNEELQLIMNTDRVIFASSAGVDIVFSQLFKAGYDIRDFPRRLEYLSDKTRQELEKRGLRGARAGFDKSSAVLIGDRRLLTESTFSDNLHVFPSHTTEIDTRYHEINERLLTEDNWETVVFPNKQSIDVFLQEWTKYSDRDPKEMSFAAMGPSVKKYALQMGFRRIDEQVQQELDKKEWMRDHEWMQLYTLDMAAL; encoded by the coding sequence ATGATGGATACAAACAAGGGGTATGTAGCATTTGTTGGAGCTGGACCTGGAGATATTGGATTAATGACGGATAAAGGGATGGAGTGCTTAAGAAAAGCGGATGTTGTATTATACGACCGTCTCGCTAATCCGCGATTACTGCGCTATACCAAAAATGAGTGTGCTTTTATATATTGTGGAAAGCTGCCTAATAACCATATTATGCGACAAGAGAAAATTAATCAGACCTTAATTACCGAGTCATTAAAGGGCAAATATGTAGTTAGGTTAAAAGGCGGTGATCCGTCTGTTTTTGGAAGAGTTGGCGAAGAAGCAGAAGCGATAGCAGCATATAATATACCGTTTGAAATAGTTCCTGGAATCACATCAAGCATTGCCGCAAGCAGCTATGCAGGTATTCCAGTCACCCATCGCGATTATAGTACTAGTTTCACTATTAGAACTGGTCATAAATGTAAAAAAAATGAAGAACTAGCTTGTGAGCCTAAGCAGGAAGCAACAGGAGAAACACTTGCTTATTATATGGGCGTTCAAGGCTTGCCGACAATCTGCAAGCAGTTAAAAGCACAAGGGTATTCTCATGACACAATGGCAGCTGTTATTGAATGGGGAACATTAGGAAAACAGCGGGTGGTAGAGGGGACATTAAGTACAATCGTAGAGAAAATAACAGCAGCAGAAATTAAGAATCCTGCTTTAACGATAGTTGGAGACGTGGTCAAGTTACGGTCCTCTATTGCGTGGTTTGAGAAAAAGCCGTTTTATCAAAGAAAACTGCTTGTTGCCAAAAGCTCATCTGCGGAAAGTTCTCTGGAAAAATTTTTCACAAGTAATGGTGCTGAGGCATATGCATTTCCTGCTTTAATGACAATTCCTCATTCTTATACGAATGAGGAATTACAGCTGATAATGAATACAGACAGAGTAATTTTTGCATCGTCAGCAGGAGTAGATATTGTATTTTCCCAGCTTTTTAAGGCGGGATATGATATTCGGGATTTTCCTAGACGGTTAGAATATCTGTCTGATAAAACCCGTCAGGAGCTTGAAAAAAGAGGGCTGCGAGGTGCAAGGGCAGGATTTGACAAAAGCAGTGCAGTCTTAATTGGCGATAGAAGGCTATTAACAGAAAGCACATTCTCAGATAATCTGCATGTTTTTCCAAGTCATACTACCGAAATAGATACCCGCTATCATGAGATAAATGAGCGATTATTAACAGAGGATAATTGGGAAACAGTTGTTTTTCCAAATAAGCAGTCAATCGATGTCTTTTTACAAGAATGGACTAAGTACAGCGATAGAGATCCAAAAGAAATGTCATTTGCTGCGATGGGTCCATCTGTAAAAAAATATGCTTTGCAAATGGGATTTAGACGAATAGATGAACAGGTACAGCAGGAACTAGATAAAAAAGAATGGATGCGTGATCACGAATGGATGCAGTTGTATACATTGGACATGGCAGCCTTATAG
- the nirD gene encoding nitrite reductase small subunit NirD: MTATKEWTKIMKKSELPQQIGKEVQIKGKSIALFHLSNGEVRAIENRSPYKNGPLAEGIVSGEYVFCPLYDWKISLVTGLVQKPDNGCVEVYKIEVKDDDIYVMV, encoded by the coding sequence ATGACTGCAACAAAAGAATGGACGAAAATCATGAAGAAATCTGAACTGCCGCAACAAATCGGCAAAGAAGTTCAAATAAAAGGAAAATCAATCGCTTTATTTCATCTTTCCAATGGAGAGGTCAGAGCGATAGAGAACCGCAGCCCGTATAAAAATGGTCCATTGGCAGAAGGGATTGTCTCTGGAGAGTATGTCTTCTGCCCGCTTTATGACTGGAAGATTTCTCTTGTTACTGGACTTGTCCAAAAACCAGACAATGGCTGTGTAGAAGTATACAAGATAGAAGTAAAAGACGACGATATTTATGTGATGGTGTAA
- the nirB gene encoding nitrite reductase large subunit NirB — translation MKKLVLIGNGMAGVRTIEEILKRNADTFEITIIGDEPYPNYNRIMLSNVLQGKTTINDININDYEWYKDNHINLLTGEKVVRINKDKKEVITDKQQILAYDELIIATGSSAFILPVPGSDLDGVIGFRTIADTEMMMEAAQNYKKAVVIGGGLLGLEAARGLIDRGMDVHVVHLLPSLMEMQLDAAAAELLKKDLEAQGMKFLMEKQTAEIYGEKRVQGLKFTDGTSVECDLVVMAVGIRPNVAIARDACLEVNRGIVVNDYMLTSDPSIYAVGECAEHNGVAYGLVAPLYEQGIALADHITRGKGKGYQGSVLSTQLKVAGCDLFSGGKIHEDENTQAIIVHDQFSKLYKKILVTDNKIVGVVLYGDATDGNRLFNMLKKQADISEYTSSSVLSKAGQDGEEDLVASMSAEDTVCGCNGVTKGTIVHSILEQGLTTFEEVKGCTKAGGSCGKCKPMVESILAHTLGDSFDASLQKTGMCSCTSLTRDEVVAQIKEKQMRSPKEVRIVLDFASAEGCSKCRPALNYYMRMLFPEEYEDDKASRFVNEKMEGNIQNDGTFSVVPRMYGGTTTAEDLIKLGEAAKKYNVPLVKITGASRIGLYGVKKEDVPHVWEDLGMRSGYAYSKSLRNVKSCVGSAFCRFGTQDSLGLGIKLEQAIEMVDTPHKMKMGVTGCPRNCAEVLTKDFGVVCVENGYQLYFGGNGGTEVRECDSLITVTTEEEVITMAKAYVQYYRENATYGERTAPWVERTGAAVVKETLLNEENVSKLVASFDKARATYEEAWSSVLSDQKKRDMFEVIKG, via the coding sequence ATGAAGAAATTAGTTCTAATTGGAAACGGGATGGCAGGAGTTCGAACAATTGAAGAAATATTGAAACGAAATGCGGATACTTTTGAAATAACGATTATTGGGGATGAACCATACCCAAACTATAATCGCATTATGTTATCCAATGTTTTACAGGGGAAAACGACTATAAATGATATTAATATAAACGATTATGAATGGTATAAGGACAATCATATTAATCTATTAACTGGGGAAAAGGTTGTTCGCATTAATAAGGACAAGAAGGAAGTAATCACAGATAAACAGCAAATCCTTGCATATGATGAGCTGATTATTGCGACAGGATCGAGTGCCTTTATTCTGCCCGTACCTGGAAGTGATTTAGACGGTGTTATTGGTTTTCGAACAATTGCGGATACAGAGATGATGATGGAAGCAGCTCAAAACTATAAAAAGGCTGTTGTCATCGGCGGCGGGTTGTTAGGACTTGAAGCTGCAAGAGGGTTAATTGACCGTGGCATGGACGTGCATGTTGTTCATTTATTGCCATCATTAATGGAGATGCAGCTCGATGCTGCAGCAGCAGAGCTTCTTAAGAAGGATTTAGAAGCACAGGGCATGAAATTTTTAATGGAAAAGCAGACTGCTGAGATTTATGGGGAGAAACGTGTTCAAGGCTTAAAGTTCACAGACGGTACATCTGTAGAATGTGACCTTGTTGTGATGGCTGTCGGAATTCGTCCGAATGTTGCGATTGCGAGAGATGCTTGCTTGGAAGTGAATCGAGGTATTGTGGTGAATGATTATATGCTCACATCAGATCCATCTATTTACGCAGTCGGAGAATGTGCAGAGCATAATGGTGTTGCTTACGGTTTGGTTGCTCCGCTTTATGAGCAGGGAATTGCTCTTGCTGATCATATTACAAGAGGTAAGGGCAAGGGCTATCAAGGAAGTGTGCTTTCAACTCAGCTGAAGGTTGCAGGCTGTGATCTGTTCTCGGGCGGGAAAATTCATGAGGATGAAAATACACAGGCAATAATAGTCCATGACCAGTTTTCAAAATTATACAAAAAAATCCTGGTGACAGATAACAAAATTGTTGGGGTTGTCCTTTACGGCGATGCCACTGACGGAAACCGTTTGTTTAATATGCTGAAAAAACAAGCTGATATAAGTGAGTATACAAGTTCGTCTGTCTTGAGCAAGGCGGGTCAGGACGGAGAAGAGGATTTAGTTGCAAGCATGAGTGCAGAAGATACGGTGTGCGGCTGTAATGGTGTTACAAAGGGGACGATTGTCCACTCTATCCTTGAGCAAGGACTGACAACCTTTGAAGAAGTGAAGGGCTGTACAAAAGCCGGCGGGTCTTGCGGTAAATGTAAACCAATGGTCGAAAGCATCCTTGCACACACACTTGGTGACAGCTTTGATGCTTCACTGCAAAAAACAGGCATGTGCAGCTGTACATCACTTACTCGTGACGAGGTTGTCGCACAAATAAAAGAAAAGCAAATGAGATCACCGAAGGAAGTTCGTATCGTCCTTGATTTTGCAAGTGCTGAAGGCTGCTCAAAATGTCGTCCGGCCTTGAACTATTATATGCGCATGCTGTTCCCAGAAGAGTATGAAGATGACAAAGCATCAAGATTTGTAAATGAGAAGATGGAAGGGAATATCCAAAATGACGGGACATTTTCGGTTGTTCCTCGTATGTATGGTGGAACAACAACTGCAGAAGATTTAATTAAATTGGGAGAAGCAGCGAAGAAGTACAATGTTCCATTAGTAAAAATCACAGGTGCCAGCCGGATTGGCTTATATGGTGTTAAGAAAGAGGATGTGCCGCATGTTTGGGAGGATTTAGGAATGCGGTCTGGTTATGCCTATTCTAAATCACTGCGCAACGTAAAATCATGTGTCGGTTCAGCATTTTGCCGATTTGGTACACAGGATTCTCTTGGACTTGGCATTAAATTAGAGCAAGCAATTGAGATGGTGGATACGCCGCATAAAATGAAAATGGGTGTTACAGGCTGTCCGCGGAACTGTGCAGAAGTGCTAACAAAGGACTTTGGCGTTGTTTGTGTAGAAAATGGCTATCAACTGTATTTTGGCGGAAATGGCGGTACGGAAGTTCGTGAATGTGACAGCTTAATAACTGTAACAACGGAAGAAGAAGTCATAACAATGGCAAAAGCATATGTGCAATATTACCGTGAAAATGCAACTTATGGGGAAAGAACAGCTCCTTGGGTCGAACGCACAGGCGCGGCGGTTGTTAAAGAAACACTATTGAATGAAGAAAATGTTAGTAAGCTTGTAGCTAGCTTTGATAAAGCAAGAGCAACATACGAAGAAGCATGGTCTTCTGTACTGAGCGACCAAAAGAAACGAGATATGTTTGAAGTGATTAAAGGATAA